Below is a genomic region from Brassica oleracea var. oleracea cultivar TO1000 chromosome C9, BOL, whole genome shotgun sequence.
TATGTTTTGATATCATAACTGATATTTAAACTCACAGATGTGGTTGGGAAAATCCGTTATGTCCATGGATCTTGCCTCACCAAAGAAACAACTCTAGTCGTTATCCGTCTCCTCATTGATCCGTAAGAAATAATCAACACATAATTCCTTTTATATTACTGTCTATATTGTGCTAACATCAATAATCAAAAATATTTCATACCCAAGATTTGTGGTCGTCTATTTATCTCCCTTACTTATCAATCTAATTTTACACAAATCTTTATTTTACCAAAAATATTTCCTACCCAAGATTTGTGGTCGTCTATTCATCTCCCTTACTTATCAATCTAATTTTACACAAATTTTTATTTTATAGCTTAAAAAAACCACAATAACCCAAACAATCAAAACACCAAAAACTAAAATCCCAAAAAGGACGAATTAATGATCACCTCTCTTTTTGTCTAATTTTATAAATAAACTTCAAAACAAATATACCAAACCAATCAACACAACTAAAACCCAACGACACATTCATTGAGCCAGCTAAACAAATATAAACTACACGGCCAAATATTTTAACAATTTACAAACTTACTTTCACATATGCTTACGAAAAAGACGAAGACGACAACCAAGATCAGTGAAATTACCTAAACAAAAAAGCAGAGTAAGTTACAAACTCTGATAAATACAACTAACAATNNNNNNNNNNNNNNNNNNNNNNNNNNNNNNNNNNNNNNNNNNNNNNNNNNNNNNNNNNNNNNNNNNNNNNNNNNNNNNNNNNNNNNNNNNNNNNNNNNNNNNNNNNNNNNNNNNNNNNNNNNNNNNNNNNNNNNNNNNNNNNNNNNNNNNNNNNNNNNNNNNNNNNNTTAAGACCCAAATACTAATTGTCACTCATTTTATAGTTATTTGTACAAGTCTTCATATATTTGTTTTAAATGTTCGGTAAAAACAACAAGTTTAAAAGTAAAAAAACATATAACCAACATAATAAGAATAAAAAAATATTACTTAATACAGACAACTTACACAACTAAACTGTAGAAAAAATATACAGAAACAAAAGGTAATCTCAACAGCCTTAATATAATTTATGTAATCTCAACAGTACAAGTAACAAATTAAAAAGACAAACAAACAATAAGTCTCAGTGACACAGCAAACAACACCACAAACTATATCAATCACATTACTAACACAGTTTAGTCCTTCATGAGTGGAGAACAGTGCATACACAGTACATCATCACAACTCTAACCCTATAACAATAAAAAACTTAAAAAACAATGATGAACCCAAAACGCAAAATTCACAACTAAAATAACCCTAACAAATATTGAGATGAAACAAAAAATATGTCTACAACCCCGCGTTTGCGCGGAGGCAATACTCCTAGTAGTTATAATAGGGAGGTTGAAGAGCAATCAATTCAGAAATTACAGAGAAAAAACACATTTTTAGCATGTGTCCTTGTCAAATCGGTTTTCACTTCCTTCTCATTCAGTTTTCTAGTTTTAAAGTTTTTTTTTTCATTCTAAGAGGGATGTATTGAATTAAGCGTTTAGAAGATTTTGGAGTATTTTAATTTTGGTGAGTTTAGAGTGATTTTGAATTTATTTGAGTGGTTATAGTAAAAAAAAAAAGAATTGTTTTTTTAAATTTGATTTGGTAGATATATTTTATAAATTTCATAATTTTTCAACTCTTGTTTCAACATACCCCCNNNNNNTTGTTGGTTCATGATTGGAGATTCTAGAAAGTTTTTAAATTGTACATTTGACCTTTTCTTATTTTTGGAAGAGTAGATATCATTTTTGGAAATATTACAACTGTCAAATGTATTAGAGAAAAATACATATGAATCCAGAAGCAAATCTTCTTCAAAAGAAAACAAATGTATTTCAGCACAAACATTATTTTAAAAAATTCAAGTAAAAATCTCATTCGTAATTGAATTTTAAAAAGTAGAAAGAAGTTTTTTTTTTTGAGAAAAAAACACATATTTATCTAGCTATTTTTAATTTTGACTAAATTAAGTGATAAATATTTTTTCATCAGTGAAATTTGTTATCTTATCTAGTAATTATAAAATCTGATTGGCTAGCTAAATTCCATTGGATTTGTAATTGCAGCAATTGTATTTTTGTCATTTGTGAAATGTGTTAACTTATCTAGTAAGTATAAAATCTGATTGGTTAGCTAAATTTCATTAGATTCGTAATTACAGCAATTGTGTGGACTGAAAAGTTTTTATGATATTTTCCCTATAAGGAGCCTTTGATAAGAAAAACAAAACATAAAAGCTTGGATGTGTATTCAAAGTCTGTCTAAGCTTCAAAGAAAAATTGTCTTCTCCTGTCTCCAACTTTCCTCTCTTTTCTCGGTGATCGTCAACTTTTCTCATTTTGTAAGTCTCCTGTAACTTCTTCCATCAACAACTCTTATTAATCTCTATGTTTTGCTAGTGTTCGAGGAATCTTTACACTGCTTCTGTTTGTTGTCTTTGTCATTGGATTCAAGTTCTTTTTGCAACCTTTAAACCATTTTCTCTAGTCTTTTGATTGGGTCGGGGGTGTGTGTGTGTATTCTGACGATCTCAAATTACGTGTTCGACTCAAGCAAATGGGATGAAAAGAATTGTTCTTTTTTTTCTGATCCCATGCATGGGGAGGGGGGGTGTTGATCTCTTTTGTTAATGAAATTATATGTGTGATCAGATCTGCTTGGTTCAAAGTAATATGCTTTTGTAGTCTCTATGATTTCATGCAAACGAGAACAATCGGTTGTTTTTTTTTCCTGATGTTAAATCTCATATATAGGCTTATTTGTTTGGTGTTTTGTTGTTGTTAGGTGACTACAACCCGTGAGAGATCTAAATCCAATGAGTTCTTTTGGTAACTCGCCTGTTATTTGCAGCTGGTGCGGAATTCATATTGCACACCATCAATGGCGGGAGCATGTTCAAGTTTGTCATGTGAGTTTGTTACCTATATTTACGTCAAAATATATAAATGGTTGTTTATTATTCTTCTCTATATAACTTTTGTAATAAATGGCTTTCAGGGCGCTTATAATCAGGCAAGTGTTGCTATGGCCACCACTCAGGCTAGCATTGCTATGGCCACCTCTCAAGTCAGTGTTCAGGGCCATGGTGTATCTGCTGCAACGTTGACTCAAGGGCAATGGTATCAACAACCATATCAACAGTACTACGAAAACTATATCAGAGACTACATGCAACAACAACCGATTCAATGTCAAAGTTTTGCTCCACAAAATCAAGTAATCAATATTTATGTAAAAAATATATAAATGCTTGTTTATTATTCTTATCTATATAAATTTTGTAATAAATGGCTTTCAGGACGCTTATAATGAGGCAAGTGTTGCTACGGCCACCACTCAGGCTAGCATTGCTATGACCACCTCTCAAGCTAGTGTTCAGAGTCATGGTGTATCTGCTGCAACGTTGACTCAAGGGCAATGGTATCAACAACCATATCATCAGTATTATGAAAACTATGCCGGAGACTACATGCAACAACAACAACTGATGCAACTTCAAAGTTTTGCTCCCCAAAATCAAGTAATCTATGTGCAGGTGCAGCCACGGGTTCATCATGTTGCTCAAACCGATCACTCTCAGATGCAACCTCAACCACAGGTCCAATATCAGAGTTTAGCTATGCATCAACCTCATGATGCATTTTCATCACCTAAGGACAACAATGTTCAGGATAGTCTGGCACAAAACACTATTGGTCAGTGTCAGTCAAACCATCCACATGCATTTTGGACTGGTCTGAACCCTCAACCTAACCAGACAAACCAAGTTGAAGCTCCCCCAAACAATATATTTGAGTATCATGAAGATCATTTTGCTGAACAGGTAACACATGTTCATCCACCTCAACCTATTATTCTCATTCAAAAACAACAGCCTTTGATACCAAGTCAACTAACGAGAGATCAATATACGATGCAACAGGTGCTTAAGTATGGAGGAGCATCAGTCCCTGAAAGCTCATATATGCATTCATTACATCAACTGATTTTGTCAAATCCTTCGTTGCCGCAACAACAAACAGCAGCATCAACAACTGATGTCGTTCATAATCAGATGCATCAGGAAGGCCCTTCCTATAATCTCGATATAGCTCTGCAGGAGCATCAACATATTCCTACAATTCTTGGGGTTCAACCAAACATGAACCATTTTTCCGCTACTGCACCGCAGGTGGGCTTAGGACATGCTGCACCGAGCTTGCAAAGGATCCCAAAGCAGGTACATTGGCCACCTTTGGGCCCAGATAAAGTAATTCATATATATGGAAATAAAGATGATGAAGCAGTTATGGAGAGTTCAATCTCTGATTCAACCAACGATTTATATAATGTGTTACGTGCTGCTGAAGAAACTACAATTAATTTTGATCATAAGCATAAAAGAAAGCTTACTGAGGCTTGTGATGAATCTGTCCACCGATCAAAGATTATTGTGGAGGGCAGTGAAATAAAAATTGGGCCTCTAGGCAAGCAAGTGATGGAAGAAAATGTTGGAAATGACTGGGAAAACCTAGGTAAGAGTCTTTTAGTAGATGTTGGAAATGGTTGGGAAGACCTAGGTAAGAGTATTTTAGTAGAGAAAAAAGGCCTAAACGATGATCCTTCTCTGGATGGTACTCTACTAATGAACCCTAGTTTGTTAGACCAAGATGGACCTCCACAGCTGAGCAATCTTCCCCAGCATTACCTCACGATTTCTGAAAAATCTAGAGGTCGTTCTGCAAAATCATTGGATAGAGTATT
It encodes:
- the LOC106315058 gene encoding uncharacterized protein LOC106315058, which codes for MSSFGNSPVICSWCGIHIAHHQWREHVQVCHGAYNQASVAMATTQASIAMATSQVSVQGHGVSAATLTQGQWYQQPYQQYYENYIRDYMQQQPIQCQSFAPQNQDAYNEASVATATTQASIAMTTSQASVQSHGVSAATLTQGQWYQQPYHQYYENYAGDYMQQQQLMQLQSFAPQNQVIYVQVQPRVHHVAQTDHSQMQPQPQVQYQSLAMHQPHDAFSSPKDNNVQDSLAQNTIGQCQSNHPHAFWTGLNPQPNQTNQVEAPPNNIFEYHEDHFAEQVTHVHPPQPIILIQKQQPLIPSQLTRDQYTMQQVLKYGGASVPESSYMHSLHQLILSNPSLPQQQTAASTTDVVHNQMHQEGPSYNLDIALQEHQHIPTILGVQPNMNHFSATAPQVGLGHAAPSLQRIPKQVHWPPLGPDKVIHIYGNKDDEAVMESSISDSTNDLYNVLRAAEETTINFDHKHKRKLTEACDESVHRSKIIVEGSEIKIGPLGKQVMEENVGNDWENLGKSLLVDVGNGWEDLGKSILVEKKGLNDDPSLDGTLLMNPSLLDQDGPPQLSNLPQHYLTISEKSRGRSAKSLDRVFDQRSSVRSHEKHETGFELRPTLRSSQPSMDLGERQFRHGPRSPIREHLGMPSHEYGPSGDRFALHRSEFKGLGNLQIGEKVIAGDKIGAVDSNNGFRLGDVGSQSRYTLQGYPGDDVSFPVKGDWATKPFEGVDFHSQTKKHQQKSMDMVSMMKHNEKKHKMAPSGSSQFGNQNKNEEGRLKGSGEKEENRSIVHHPY